The Lucilia cuprina isolate Lc7/37 chromosome 5, ASM2204524v1, whole genome shotgun sequence genome includes a window with the following:
- the LOC111677081 gene encoding glycine cleavage system H protein, mitochondrial — protein MVSVIKFARVLQQSACLLKQAPKTVQNFRQFSLSTIYNAERRFTEKHEWVSFEGTSGTVGISTYAQEALGDVVFAQLPDPGTVLKQHDECGALESVKAASEVYSPVSGEVTEKNAAVEDTPSLINTNCYDEGWLFKIKLSNTAELDKLMTEDQYNEFLKNADH, from the exons ATGGTTTCAGTTATTAAATTTGCTCGTGTTTTGCAACAAAGTGCTTGCTTGTTAAAACAAGCCCCCAAAACTGTACAAAATTTCAGACAATTCAGTTTAAGTACAATCTATAATGCAG AACGTCgttttactgaaaaacacgaatGGGTGTCCTTCGAAGGGACCTCTGGCACCGTAGGTATTTCCACTTATGCCCAAGAGGCTTTGGGTGATGTAGTATTTGCCCAATTACCCGATCCCGGTACAGTGCTAAAGCAACATGATGAATGTGGTGCTTTGGAAAGTGTCAAAGCCGCCAGTGAAGTTTACTCACCAGTCAGTGGAGAAGTAACAGAGAAAAACGCCGCCGTAGAAGATACTCCTTCCCTTATCAATACCAATTGTTATGATGAAG gttggcttttcaaaatcaaactttCCAACACCGCTGAATTAGATAAACTAATGACAGAGGATCAGTAtaatgaatttcttaaaaatgccGATCATTAG